Proteins from a genomic interval of Pseudophryne corroboree isolate aPseCor3 chromosome 4, aPseCor3.hap2, whole genome shotgun sequence:
- the CIAO2B gene encoding cytosolic iron-sulfur assembly component 2B — MVLGSGSQQLENANPLIYQRSGERQVTAQDEDEEQHDRIDDREIFDLIRSINDPEHPLSLEELNVVEEIRVKVNDDESMVSVEFTPTIPHCSMATLIGLSIKVKLLRSLPQRFKVDVHITPGTHASEHAVNKQLADKERVAAALENSHLLEVVNQCLSARS, encoded by the exons ATGGTGCTGGGCAGCGGCAGTCAGCAGCTGGAGAACGCCAACCCGCTCATCTACCAGCGCAGCGGGGAGCGTCAGGTGACGGCGCAGGACGAGGATGAGGAGCAGCACGACAGGATCGACGACAGAGAGATCTTCGAT CTCATCCGTTCCATCAACGACCCGGAGCATCCGCTTAGCCTGGAAGAGCTGAATGTAGTGGAGGAGATCCGAGTGAAG GTCAATGATGACGAGAGCATGGTGTCCGTAGAGTTCACTCCCACAATCCCGCACTGTAGCATGGCCACGCTGATTGGACTGTCCATCAAAGTGAAGCTGCTGCGTTCTCTGCCGCAGAGGTTTAAG GTGGATGTCCATATAACCCCTGGTACACATGCCTCGGAACATGCAG TGAACAAACAGCTGGCTGACAAGGAACGCGTTGCGGCTGCCCTAGAGAACTCCCATTTGCTGGAAGTGGTGAACCAGTGCCTGTCTGCAAGGTCCTAG